From the genome of Geobacter sp. SVR, one region includes:
- a CDS encoding diguanylate cyclase — protein sequence MFDSVLIIDDSVAIRERIIKSLESFELFARYYEADDGLEGFKKLLASPVDIILCDLEMPRIDGFKFLNMLKSRPDLQDVPVIILTGMNDRELKVKGLEQGASDYITKPFDPEELVARVKVHLKIKHLQDDLKRTNELLLELSNTDHLTGMYNRRYLMEALDKEVQRSSRKGGNLSLILMDIDHFKQVNDTCGHLQGDVVLQKVALHLQKELRSYDIAARYGGEEFVAVLPDTSLEEAAFVAERVRASIRGIRFTGALSSLSITVSLGVATFTSPGCRSVDEFIKLADDALYRAKANGRDRVECSR from the coding sequence ATGTTCGATAGCGTGCTGATCATAGACGACTCTGTCGCGATTCGGGAAAGGATCATCAAGAGCCTTGAATCGTTCGAGCTGTTCGCGCGCTATTACGAGGCCGATGACGGACTGGAGGGCTTCAAGAAATTGCTGGCCTCGCCGGTTGACATCATCCTCTGCGACCTGGAAATGCCCCGCATCGACGGGTTCAAATTCCTCAACATGCTGAAGTCCCGCCCTGATCTGCAGGATGTGCCGGTGATCATCCTGACCGGCATGAACGACCGCGAGTTGAAGGTCAAGGGGCTGGAGCAGGGTGCCAGCGACTATATCACCAAGCCTTTCGACCCCGAAGAACTGGTCGCGCGGGTCAAGGTGCACCTCAAGATCAAACATCTCCAGGATGACCTCAAACGCACCAATGAGCTTCTGCTGGAGCTCTCCAATACCGATCATCTGACCGGCATGTACAACCGGCGATACCTGATGGAGGCCTTGGACAAGGAGGTTCAACGCAGCAGCCGCAAAGGAGGCAACCTGTCCCTGATCCTGATGGATATCGATCATTTCAAGCAGGTCAATGATACCTGCGGCCATCTGCAGGGAGATGTGGTGTTGCAGAAGGTTGCGCTGCACCTTCAGAAGGAGCTGCGCAGCTATGATATCGCGGCCCGTTACGGAGGGGAGGAATTCGTCGCTGTGTTGCCCGACACCTCTCTCGAAGAAGCTGCCTTTGTGGCCGAGCGGGTGCGCGCATCGATCAGGGGTATCCGGTTCACCGGAGCGTTATCATCCCTCTCCATCACCGTCAGTCTGGGAGTGGCCACCTTCACTTCGCCCGGCTGCAGGTCGGTGGACGAATTCATCAAGTTGGCCGATGACGCGCTGTACCGCGCCAAGGCCAACGGACGCGACCGTGTTGAGTGTTCGCGCTGA
- a CDS encoding transglutaminase family protein, protein MRLKTALFLFSLMLLLSVAGVCPAMTAPSFQKLDKPPLGERWFGIYVDNERVGFYHQTITEVPGGYRLKGDGSARMKVMGSSRAATTHEEYLVDKGLALRTVKVEQTINGESSSLSGDVYGSSLRISVMSGGKRTQKQLKFKNEVFPGPVLNLYPLMRDSSAGKVYHIATFDAEELKIKEVKITVFGNEAIDGQAAVKLRNNLYPFVNNDIWIDAHGNTIKESVRDGLVVTQAEDARQLASFVSNIALARKDLVYDFSLVRAEPPIKDQAKLKGLVLEISGWNDNLPLMQACGQSMEKAGEERIIVRTGSAVPPAAENNQSAPAANDERYLKPADKIESLAPEIVAKSKEITAGKSGQEAVHALAAWTSEWLKKSVDDGGGALASLKSRVGNCQTHTRLYTALARAAGIPTRFVSGLVSLEGKGFLYHSWAESLVGGVWIPVDPTYNQVPVDATHIKFFEGHTQEDLAPILAIIGKIRITVREAKY, encoded by the coding sequence ATGAGACTTAAAACAGCACTATTTCTTTTCAGCCTGATGCTGCTGCTGTCTGTCGCCGGAGTATGTCCGGCCATGACCGCCCCCTCGTTCCAGAAACTGGACAAGCCCCCCCTGGGGGAGCGCTGGTTCGGCATCTACGTTGATAACGAGCGGGTCGGATTCTACCACCAGACAATAACGGAGGTGCCGGGTGGCTACCGGCTGAAGGGTGACGGCAGTGCGCGGATGAAGGTGATGGGCTCCTCAAGAGCAGCCACCACCCACGAGGAATACCTGGTTGACAAGGGATTGGCTCTGCGAACGGTCAAAGTCGAGCAGACGATAAACGGAGAGTCTTCCAGCCTGTCCGGCGACGTGTACGGCAGCAGCCTTCGCATCAGCGTGATGAGCGGCGGCAAGCGCACCCAGAAACAGCTCAAGTTCAAGAACGAAGTGTTTCCCGGCCCGGTGCTCAACCTGTATCCCCTGATGCGGGACAGCTCCGCCGGGAAGGTCTACCACATAGCGACGTTCGATGCCGAGGAACTGAAGATCAAGGAGGTAAAGATCACCGTTTTCGGGAATGAGGCCATCGACGGTCAGGCAGCGGTCAAGCTGCGCAACAACCTCTACCCCTTTGTCAACAACGATATCTGGATAGATGCCCACGGCAATACGATCAAGGAGTCGGTACGGGATGGGCTGGTGGTCACCCAGGCCGAGGATGCCAGGCAGCTGGCCTCTTTTGTCAGCAATATCGCCCTGGCCCGCAAGGACCTTGTTTACGATTTCAGCCTGGTCAGAGCAGAGCCCCCCATTAAGGATCAGGCCAAGCTCAAGGGGCTGGTTCTGGAGATAAGCGGCTGGAACGACAATCTGCCGCTGATGCAGGCGTGCGGGCAATCGATGGAGAAGGCGGGCGAGGAACGCATCATCGTCAGAACCGGTTCGGCCGTGCCGCCTGCGGCGGAAAACAACCAGTCCGCGCCGGCAGCCAATGACGAGCGCTACCTGAAACCGGCCGACAAAATCGAATCCCTCGCTCCGGAGATCGTGGCAAAATCAAAGGAGATCACTGCAGGTAAAAGCGGTCAGGAAGCGGTCCATGCCCTGGCGGCCTGGACATCGGAATGGCTGAAGAAGAGTGTGGACGATGGCGGTGGAGCGCTGGCCAGCCTCAAATCGCGTGTCGGCAATTGCCAAACCCATACCCGCCTCTACACCGCCCTGGCCCGTGCTGCCGGGATTCCTACCCGGTTCGTGTCCGGGCTGGTTTCCCTGGAGGGCAAAGGATTCCTGTATCACAGCTGGGCGGAAAGTCTCGTGGGGGGCGTCTGGATCCCGGTGGATCCGACCTATAACCAGGTGCCGGTCGATGCCACCCATATCAAATTTTTCGAGGGGCATACCCAGGAGGATCTGGCGCCGATCCTGGCCATCATCGGCAAGATCAGGATAACCGTGCGGGAGGCGAAATACTGA
- a CDS encoding undecaprenyl-diphosphate phosphatase — MTVIEAIVLGMVEGLSEFLPISSTGHLILASALMKLRQTDTHKVFEVTIQSGALLAVIYIYRSRLTAGTDLLKKLCFAFLPTGALGFLLYKVVKSFFQPSLVSYMLIAGGIAFILIERWIKDRPATVVDLEGMSYRQAFSIGLIQSLSMIPGVSRSGATIMGGLLLGMNRKDAAEFSFLLALPTLLTATAYDIYKNHAIFNMGDWQNILVGFIASFIFGVLGIKALLKFITSHTFIPFGIYRIAIGVLFLLFLP; from the coding sequence ATGACCGTTATCGAAGCGATCGTACTTGGCATGGTGGAAGGCTTGAGCGAGTTTTTGCCGATCTCGTCCACCGGGCACCTGATCCTGGCCTCGGCACTGATGAAGCTCAGGCAGACCGACACTCACAAGGTGTTCGAGGTAACCATCCAGTCCGGTGCCTTGCTGGCGGTGATTTATATCTACCGCAGCCGCCTGACGGCCGGCACTGACCTGCTCAAAAAACTCTGCTTCGCCTTCCTGCCCACCGGAGCGCTCGGGTTTCTGCTGTACAAGGTCGTCAAGAGCTTCTTCCAGCCGTCACTTGTCAGCTACATGCTGATTGCCGGAGGTATCGCCTTCATCCTTATCGAACGGTGGATCAAAGACCGTCCCGCCACGGTGGTCGACCTGGAGGGCATGTCATACCGGCAGGCCTTTTCCATAGGGCTGATCCAGAGCCTTTCGATGATTCCCGGCGTGTCCCGCTCCGGCGCCACCATCATGGGAGGGCTGCTGCTCGGCATGAACCGCAAGGATGCGGCAGAATTTTCCTTTCTACTGGCGCTGCCGACCCTGCTGACAGCCACCGCCTACGATATTTACAAGAACCACGCCATATTCAACATGGGTGACTGGCAGAACATCCTGGTGGGATTCATTGCCTCCTTTATCTTCGGCGTGCTGGGGATCAAGGCGCTGCTGAAGTTCATCACCAGCCACACCTTCATCCCCTTCGGCATTTACCGGATCGCCATCGGAGTCCTGTTTTTGCTCTTTCTGCCGTAA
- a CDS encoding pitrilysin family protein has translation MIRPFVHTLANGLRVVCVEMPHLHAAELAVYLKVGGRNDPPGKEGLSHFLEHTLFRGTRHFGSSLEIESAFEAIGGAPNAATDAESTCYYSRIHPAHVRRGMEIFASMLLHPLLEGIDIEKRIIAEEAREDLNERGQEINPDTISSRLLWPRHPLGKPTIGTLKSIAGMCRADLEAHLRKYYVPTAAVLVVAGPVRSHEVFAAAMETFGQWQGAAMPAAMPVTRWHDEPQVRFVRDSDSQMSLQLAFLGISRGDERFMAQRLLRRLLAGGGSSRLHLRLREQLGIVYSVEGAIGAYDETGCLSIDLSTAPETLVQAVEVTLDETARLVEQPVPETELERICQSYIFDLEYSRDSAYEMGGRYGWGELMQVVRSIEEDQQEARAVTAADLRELAKTLFMPANLRLVAVGPWNRTIKARTVELVERYASRLKAAGTPQ, from the coding sequence ATGATCAGACCCTTTGTCCATACCCTTGCCAACGGTCTGCGCGTGGTCTGCGTGGAGATGCCGCACCTGCATGCCGCCGAACTGGCGGTCTACCTGAAGGTGGGAGGACGCAACGATCCTCCCGGCAAAGAGGGACTCTCCCATTTCCTGGAGCACACCTTGTTCCGCGGTACCCGGCATTTCGGCTCGTCGCTGGAGATCGAGAGCGCCTTCGAGGCCATCGGCGGTGCCCCCAATGCCGCTACCGACGCCGAATCGACCTGCTACTATTCCCGTATCCATCCCGCCCATGTCCGCCGTGGCATGGAAATCTTCGCCTCGATGCTGCTACACCCCCTGCTGGAGGGGATCGACATCGAGAAGCGCATCATTGCCGAGGAGGCGCGCGAGGATCTGAACGAGCGGGGCCAGGAGATCAATCCCGATACGATTTCCAGCCGGCTGCTCTGGCCGCGGCATCCGCTCGGAAAGCCGACCATCGGCACCCTGAAGAGCATCGCCGGCATGTGCCGCGCCGACCTGGAGGCCCATCTGCGGAAGTACTACGTTCCCACCGCTGCGGTTTTGGTCGTGGCCGGACCGGTGAGGAGCCACGAAGTATTTGCGGCGGCCATGGAAACCTTCGGCCAATGGCAGGGGGCGGCGATGCCGGCGGCAATGCCGGTGACTCGGTGGCACGATGAGCCGCAGGTGCGTTTCGTGCGGGATTCGGACAGCCAGATGAGCCTGCAGCTGGCTTTTCTGGGCATTTCCCGCGGAGATGAGCGCTTCATGGCCCAGCGCCTGCTACGCCGCCTGCTTGCCGGCGGGGGCAGTTCACGCCTGCATCTGCGCCTGCGCGAACAACTGGGGATCGTTTACTCGGTGGAGGGAGCCATCGGCGCCTATGACGAAACCGGCTGCCTCTCCATCGATCTTTCCACCGCTCCCGAAACCCTGGTGCAGGCGGTTGAGGTGACGCTGGACGAGACTGCCCGCCTGGTCGAGCAGCCGGTGCCCGAGACCGAACTGGAACGGATCTGCCAGTCCTATATCTTCGACCTGGAATACAGCCGCGACTCCGCCTATGAGATGGGGGGGCGCTATGGTTGGGGGGAACTGATGCAGGTGGTCCGCAGCATCGAAGAGGACCAGCAGGAAGCGCGCGCCGTCACGGCCGCCGATCTGAGAGAGCTGGCGAAAACTCTGTTCATGCCGGCCAATCTGCGGCTGGTGGCCGTCGGCCCCTGGAACAGGACCATCAAGGCACGGACGGTGGAACTGGTGGAACGCTATGCCAGCCGCCTGAAAGCGGCCGGGACGCCGCAATGA
- a CDS encoding HIT family protein, producing the protein MTTHADCPMCRRWEDDSDLRIIELEHSRVVLNRDQFFPGYCLLFTRSHVTELFHLESGIRAGLMEEVSRVARALYDVFAPVKINYELLGNMVPHMHWHLVPRFASDPLWPRPIWAEPHDEVVLAPDEYPHRIQQIRKALS; encoded by the coding sequence ATGACCACTCATGCTGACTGTCCGATGTGCCGTCGCTGGGAAGACGACAGCGACCTGCGCATCATCGAACTGGAACATTCCCGCGTAGTCCTGAACCGCGACCAGTTCTTCCCCGGATATTGCCTGCTGTTCACCCGCTCGCACGTGACCGAGCTGTTCCACCTGGAAAGCGGGATACGGGCCGGCCTGATGGAGGAGGTCAGCCGCGTGGCCCGGGCGCTGTACGATGTCTTCGCACCCGTCAAGATCAACTACGAACTCCTGGGAAACATGGTGCCGCACATGCACTGGCACCTGGTGCCGCGCTTCGCCTCCGATCCGCTCTGGCCGCGGCCGATCTGGGCCGAACCCCATGACGAGGTAGTGCTGGCTCCGGACGAATACCCGCACCGCATACAACAGATCCGAAAGGCGCTTTCATGA
- a CDS encoding ABC transporter permease: MDVVQTLKIALRALRTNKMRSFLTMLGIIIGIAAVIAMMAVGAGARHVISQQIASIGSNIILVIPGSTTSGGIRTGTGGMQTLTGDDVRAIMTECPSVESAAPTVRTSAQVVSGNLNWSTIVMGTTSELFDIREWGVVSGRSIGQQDNDGAAKVCLLGQTVAENLFGAADPVGRMVRIKKVPFVVIGVLERKGQSPQGQDQDDVIFVPLRTAQRKLSGSQFPNTIGAAMVKARSSELLNKAEEEVNSLLKQRHRITNNREPDFTTRNLSEILAVAEQSSKAMSLLLGAVASISLIVGGIGIMNIMLVSVTERTREIGIRMAIGARRNDILLQFMTEAVLLTMIGGLAGICLGAGGALVVSHLLTWPTMISLQSITIAFVFSGAIGIFFGFYPAKRAAGLNPIDALRYE; encoded by the coding sequence ATGGACGTAGTACAGACACTGAAAATAGCCCTGCGGGCGCTGCGCACCAACAAGATGCGCTCATTCCTGACCATGCTGGGGATCATCATCGGCATCGCCGCAGTGATCGCCATGATGGCTGTTGGAGCGGGAGCCCGCCATGTCATCTCCCAGCAGATCGCCAGTATCGGCAGCAACATCATCCTGGTGATCCCCGGCTCGACCACCAGCGGAGGCATCCGTACCGGCACCGGCGGGATGCAGACCCTGACCGGCGACGACGTGCGCGCCATCATGACCGAATGCCCCTCGGTGGAATCAGCCGCTCCGACGGTGCGCACCTCTGCCCAGGTGGTCTCCGGCAACCTGAACTGGTCGACGATCGTGATGGGCACCACCTCGGAACTGTTCGACATCCGCGAATGGGGCGTTGTGAGCGGCCGCAGCATCGGCCAGCAGGACAATGACGGCGCTGCCAAGGTCTGCCTGCTGGGCCAGACCGTTGCCGAAAATCTGTTCGGGGCGGCCGACCCGGTTGGCAGAATGGTCCGCATCAAAAAGGTGCCCTTTGTGGTGATCGGCGTGCTGGAGCGCAAAGGGCAATCTCCCCAGGGACAGGATCAGGACGATGTGATCTTCGTGCCGCTGCGCACGGCCCAGCGCAAACTGAGCGGCTCCCAGTTTCCCAACACGATCGGGGCGGCCATGGTAAAGGCCCGCAGCTCGGAACTGCTGAACAAGGCCGAGGAGGAGGTCAACAGCCTGCTCAAACAGCGCCACCGCATCACCAACAACAGGGAACCCGACTTCACGACCCGCAATCTGTCGGAGATCCTGGCGGTGGCGGAACAATCCTCCAAGGCCATGTCTCTGCTCCTCGGAGCAGTAGCCTCCATTTCGCTGATAGTAGGGGGCATCGGTATCATGAACATCATGCTGGTGTCGGTCACCGAACGTACCCGCGAAATCGGCATCCGCATGGCGATCGGGGCCCGCCGCAACGACATCCTGCTGCAGTTCATGACCGAGGCGGTGCTCCTGACCATGATCGGCGGCCTGGCTGGCATCTGCCTGGGGGCAGGCGGCGCGCTGGTGGTTTCACACCTCCTGACCTGGCCCACGATGATCTCGCTCCAGTCGATCACCATCGCCTTTGTCTTTTCCGGCGCGATCGGTATCTTCTTCGGATTTTACCCTGCCAAGAGAGCGGCCGGTCTCAACCCGATCGATGCCTTGCGGTATGAGTAG
- a CDS encoding ABC transporter ATP-binding protein, giving the protein MKQVIALNDIRRIFVMGDQQFEALKGVSFSIDEGEFVAIMGASGSGKSTCMNILGCLDRPTSGEYLLDGLAVGGMSPNQLAEIRNRKLGFVFQGFNLLARTPAVENVELPLIYAGISSKERRTRAVEALEQVGLSGKTGNHPSQLSGGQQQRVAIARALVNKPAVILADEPTGNLDSITSEEIMGLFKSLNEQGITIIMVTHEHDVAAHAGRQITFRDGRIIGDTKADAL; this is encoded by the coding sequence ATGAAGCAGGTCATCGCACTCAATGACATCCGCCGCATCTTCGTCATGGGCGACCAACAGTTCGAGGCGCTCAAGGGCGTTTCGTTCTCCATTGACGAGGGGGAGTTCGTAGCCATCATGGGGGCTTCGGGCAGCGGCAAATCCACCTGCATGAACATCCTCGGCTGCCTGGACCGCCCCACCTCGGGAGAGTACCTGCTGGACGGACTGGCAGTGGGGGGCATGTCCCCCAACCAATTGGCGGAGATCCGCAACCGCAAGCTGGGCTTCGTGTTCCAGGGATTCAACCTGCTGGCCCGTACTCCGGCGGTGGAAAATGTCGAGCTGCCGCTGATCTACGCCGGCATCTCATCGAAGGAACGCCGCACAAGAGCCGTGGAAGCACTGGAGCAGGTCGGATTGTCGGGTAAGACCGGCAACCATCCCAGCCAGCTCTCAGGGGGGCAGCAGCAGCGGGTGGCAATCGCCCGGGCTTTGGTCAACAAGCCTGCCGTCATCCTGGCCGACGAACCGACCGGCAACCTGGACAGCATCACCAGCGAAGAGATCATGGGGCTGTTCAAGAGCCTCAACGAGCAGGGGATCACCATCATCATGGTGACGCATGAACATGACGTGGCCGCCCATGCCGGGCGGCAGATCACCTTCCGCGACGGACGGATCATCGGGGATACCAAGGCAGATGCTTTGTAA
- a CDS encoding efflux RND transporter periplasmic adaptor subunit, whose translation MKKVLLIVVPILLVAGVAGFTYFKRAPEITYKTARIERGPIVSTVSATGNLSAVTTVQVGTQVSGTIHRIYVDYNSHVREGQTIAEIDPSLFRAAVEQSQGNFLNAEANLQKAKVTQADTERTFNRSKKLLEEGIISQGDYDVSEAAFQSARAAVKAAEGSVAQTRGALMQSRTNLNYAIIRSPVNGVVISRAVDVGQTVAASFQTPTLFTIAKDLTKMQIEVSVDESDISRIKLDQSASFTVDAYPEQSFKGKVVQIRNAPVVSQNVVTYVVVVNVDNDDLKLKPGMTANVSIQVDRNDDALKLPPAALRFKPKGEEPSAKRSGPADKARPGRKEERGQQVYLLKEGKPAAVTIKTGIGNNTAIEVTEGALKEGDEVIVEQLGGDSAKKKQGMGPGMGRPF comes from the coding sequence ATGAAAAAAGTGCTGCTGATTGTCGTACCCATCCTCCTTGTGGCCGGCGTGGCCGGCTTCACCTATTTCAAGCGCGCACCGGAAATAACTTACAAAACCGCCAGAATCGAGCGGGGCCCTATTGTTTCCACCGTTTCGGCCACCGGCAACCTGAGCGCTGTAACCACCGTCCAGGTTGGCACCCAGGTTTCGGGAACCATCCACAGGATCTATGTGGATTACAATTCCCACGTCAGGGAAGGCCAGACGATTGCCGAAATAGACCCGTCGCTCTTCCGGGCTGCGGTGGAACAGTCCCAGGGCAATTTCCTTAACGCCGAGGCCAATCTGCAGAAGGCCAAGGTAACGCAGGCAGATACCGAACGCACCTTCAATCGCAGCAAGAAGCTCCTTGAGGAAGGCATCATCTCGCAGGGAGATTACGATGTGTCCGAGGCAGCATTCCAGTCGGCCCGCGCGGCCGTTAAGGCGGCCGAAGGGAGCGTGGCCCAGACCAGAGGGGCCTTGATGCAGTCCCGCACCAACCTGAACTATGCGATCATCCGCTCCCCGGTGAACGGGGTGGTCATTTCCCGCGCAGTGGATGTGGGCCAGACCGTGGCCGCATCCTTTCAGACGCCGACCCTGTTCACCATCGCCAAGGACCTGACCAAGATGCAGATCGAGGTCAGCGTGGACGAATCGGATATCAGCCGCATCAAGCTCGATCAATCCGCCAGCTTCACGGTGGATGCCTACCCGGAGCAGTCCTTCAAGGGCAAGGTGGTCCAGATCCGTAATGCACCGGTTGTCTCACAGAATGTCGTCACCTATGTGGTGGTGGTCAATGTCGACAACGACGATCTCAAGCTGAAGCCGGGCATGACCGCCAATGTCTCGATCCAGGTGGACAGGAACGACGACGCCCTCAAGCTGCCGCCGGCAGCCCTGCGTTTCAAGCCCAAAGGGGAAGAGCCCTCGGCCAAGCGTTCCGGCCCTGCGGATAAGGCCCGGCCCGGCCGCAAGGAAGAACGGGGACAGCAGGTGTACCTCCTCAAGGAGGGTAAACCGGCCGCCGTTACCATCAAGACCGGCATAGGCAACAATACCGCCATCGAAGTGACGGAGGGGGCATTGAAGGAGGGGGATGAGGTGATCGTGGAACAGCTGGGCGGCGACAGCGCCAAGAAGAAGCAGGGCATGGGCCCCGGCATGGGGCGCCCTTTTTAA
- the cobM gene encoding precorrin-4 C(11)-methyltransferase, whose amino-acid sequence MTPKVSFVGAGPGAGDLITVRGARLLSNSDVVIFAGSLVDRALVEQYATHAAIHDSAGMTLGEVITVMMDAIAAGKKIVRLHTGDPAIYGAIQEQMEALDRLGVAYEVVPGVTSAFAAAAALKQELTLPEVSQTVIFTRCEGRTPVPEREKLAAIARIGATMVIYLSVGMIETVVEELLAGAYDLSTPAAVVCRASWEDELVLEGTLADIAAAVRAAGIDRQALIIVGDVLAARRQGLKARSLLYDDGFSHGFRDSTG is encoded by the coding sequence ATGACGCCGAAAGTATCGTTTGTCGGTGCCGGACCGGGTGCGGGTGATCTGATCACCGTCCGGGGGGCACGGCTCCTGAGCAACAGCGATGTGGTCATTTTTGCCGGCAGCCTGGTGGACCGCGCCCTGGTCGAGCAGTATGCCACCCATGCCGCGATCCATGATTCAGCCGGCATGACCCTGGGTGAGGTCATCACCGTGATGATGGACGCCATTGCCGCAGGGAAGAAGATCGTGCGCCTGCACACCGGCGATCCTGCCATCTATGGGGCCATCCAGGAGCAGATGGAAGCCCTGGACCGGCTGGGGGTCGCCTATGAGGTCGTGCCGGGGGTGACCAGCGCCTTTGCCGCAGCGGCAGCCCTGAAGCAGGAGCTGACCTTGCCCGAGGTGTCCCAGACCGTGATCTTCACCCGCTGCGAGGGGCGCACGCCGGTGCCGGAGCGCGAAAAGTTGGCCGCGATCGCCCGGATCGGAGCCACCATGGTGATCTACCTCTCGGTCGGCATGATCGAAACAGTGGTGGAGGAACTCCTGGCCGGAGCCTATGATCTTTCGACGCCGGCGGCTGTCGTCTGCCGCGCTTCCTGGGAGGATGAACTGGTCCTGGAAGGTACCCTAGCCGACATCGCCGCGGCGGTGAGGGCAGCCGGAATCGACCGCCAGGCGCTGATCATCGTGGGCGATGTACTGGCAGCGCGGCGCCAGGGGCTGAAGGCCAGGTCCCTTCTGTACGACGACGGGTTTTCGCACGGATTCCGGGACAGCACGGGGTGA
- a CDS encoding cobalt-precorrin 5A hydrolase: protein MRIAVIAITRNGALLGRKLREGLPEVELHVANRYAGQAGSLRHTFEPSGLKELIAALWHRVDGLVFIMASGIVVRLIAPHLESKESDPAVVVMDEGSRFAISLLSGHLGGANELAERCAFVSGARAVITTATDVNDLPAFDMLAKEQGWGIDDLSRVKVLNRLLLDGEEIAVVDPSGRTRSWFRGRGRLSFYDTFAKASDSRAAGVLFVTNRHIPPQTRPDNLLILRPRDLVLGIGCNRGTPLEEMEAFIGQQLRRILLSLQSVCCIATAEAKRGEPGLEAYAERLGVPIRYYASEELNRVAGPSPPSAHALAAIGAAGVAEPAAILASGGGTLLLKKVKSDNVTLAVAELCGGRHA from the coding sequence ATGCGTATCGCCGTGATCGCCATAACCCGCAACGGCGCACTGCTGGGGCGGAAATTGCGGGAGGGACTGCCGGAGGTGGAGCTGCATGTCGCCAACCGCTATGCCGGCCAGGCAGGATCACTGCGGCACACGTTCGAGCCGTCAGGCCTGAAGGAACTGATCGCCGCGCTGTGGCACCGGGTGGACGGCCTGGTTTTCATCATGGCCAGCGGGATCGTGGTGCGCCTGATCGCTCCCCACCTGGAATCCAAGGAGAGCGATCCGGCCGTGGTAGTGATGGACGAAGGGAGCCGGTTCGCCATCTCCCTCCTGTCGGGGCATCTGGGAGGAGCCAACGAACTGGCCGAGCGGTGTGCCTTTGTGAGCGGGGCCCGGGCAGTGATCACCACCGCCACGGATGTCAATGACCTGCCCGCTTTCGACATGCTTGCCAAGGAGCAGGGCTGGGGGATCGACGACCTCTCCCGCGTCAAGGTGCTCAACCGCCTGCTGCTGGATGGGGAGGAGATCGCCGTGGTCGATCCGAGCGGGCGCACCCGCAGCTGGTTTCGCGGGCGCGGGCGGCTCAGCTTTTACGACACCTTCGCCAAGGCGAGCGACAGCCGTGCCGCAGGGGTATTGTTCGTCACCAACCGCCACATCCCCCCCCAGACCCGGCCGGACAACCTGCTGATCTTGCGCCCGCGCGATCTGGTGCTCGGCATCGGCTGCAACCGGGGCACCCCCCTGGAGGAGATGGAGGCGTTTATCGGACAGCAGTTGCGGCGGATACTGCTCTCTCTGCAGAGCGTCTGCTGTATCGCCACGGCCGAGGCCAAGCGCGGGGAACCCGGCCTGGAGGCCTACGCGGAACGGCTGGGCGTTCCGATACGCTACTATGCCAGCGAGGAACTCAACCGCGTGGCCGGGCCGTCGCCCCCCTCGGCACATGCCCTGGCAGCCATCGGCGCCGCGGGCGTTGCGGAGCCTGCCGCCATCCTGGCTTCGGGAGGGGGTACGCTGCTGCTGAAGAAGGTCAAATCCGACAACGTCACCCTGGCGGTGGCGGAGCTGTGTGGGGGGCGTCATGCCTGA